A genomic window from Haladaptatus caseinilyticus includes:
- a CDS encoding pyridoxal phosphate-dependent decarboxylase family protein: protein MNELLESRRQSCSESLFLADEDGEDTYRNAMERTIDAVLDAFVREADPYSGASPESLRDQFERMELIPEEGDGVASALDATESVLRNSVNVSNSNCLAHLHCPPMIPGLAAEAMLSATNQSMDSWDQSPAATLLETRMIEELCEVFGYDDDGDGVFTSGGTQSNFMGLLLARDWFAKERFGTDVQRSGLPHRAKAMRIICSEEAHFTAEQAAAHLGLGENAVVTVESNDDREMCPDALDRTLAELDERELLPFALVGTAGTTDFGSIDPLSELADRADEHDLWFHVDAAYGGALAFSDRHRKSLSGIERADSLSVDFHKLFYQPISCGAFLLRDGSRYEYIVRNASYLNPEGDSAPNLVAKSVQTTRRFDALKPFVSFRALGRKGFGALVDETIALADDVAALLSDDPSFELVAEPTINAVVFRYRPVGTKASDERVSWLNEAIRESLLREGDAVVARTEVDGVTALKFTLLNPRTTLGDVADILDVIERRGDSLGAVSPEVGR, encoded by the coding sequence ATGAACGAACTGCTGGAATCCCGTCGCCAATCCTGCTCTGAATCGCTGTTCCTGGCCGACGAAGACGGTGAGGACACCTATCGAAACGCGATGGAACGAACGATCGACGCGGTTCTCGACGCGTTCGTCCGGGAAGCCGACCCCTATTCCGGTGCCAGTCCCGAATCGCTCCGCGACCAGTTCGAACGGATGGAGTTGATTCCCGAGGAGGGTGACGGAGTCGCCTCGGCACTCGATGCGACCGAATCCGTCCTCCGTAATTCGGTCAACGTCTCGAACTCGAACTGCCTCGCGCATCTTCACTGCCCGCCGATGATTCCGGGACTCGCCGCGGAGGCGATGCTGTCCGCGACAAATCAATCCATGGATTCGTGGGATCAGAGTCCGGCCGCGACTCTCCTCGAAACCCGGATGATAGAGGAACTCTGTGAGGTGTTCGGCTACGATGACGACGGCGATGGCGTGTTCACGAGCGGCGGCACGCAGTCGAACTTTATGGGCCTCCTGTTGGCCCGTGATTGGTTCGCCAAGGAGCGATTCGGTACCGACGTACAACGGTCGGGACTCCCGCACCGTGCGAAAGCGATGCGAATCATCTGCTCCGAGGAGGCGCATTTCACCGCGGAACAGGCCGCCGCCCACCTCGGACTCGGCGAGAACGCGGTCGTCACCGTCGAGTCGAACGATGATCGTGAAATGTGTCCCGACGCGCTCGACCGAACGTTGGCCGAACTGGACGAGCGCGAACTGCTCCCGTTCGCGCTCGTCGGCACCGCGGGGACGACCGATTTCGGAAGCATCGACCCGCTTTCAGAACTCGCCGACCGGGCCGACGAACACGACCTGTGGTTCCACGTCGATGCGGCGTACGGCGGCGCGCTCGCGTTCTCCGATCGCCATCGGAAATCGCTCTCGGGTATCGAGCGAGCGGATTCCCTGTCCGTCGATTTCCACAAGTTGTTCTATCAGCCGATTAGCTGTGGTGCGTTCCTCCTTCGCGATGGTTCGCGGTACGAATACATCGTCCGAAACGCTTCGTACCTCAATCCGGAAGGCGATTCCGCGCCGAACCTCGTCGCAAAATCGGTGCAGACGACGCGCCGATTCGACGCGCTGAAACCGTTCGTCTCGTTCCGCGCGCTCGGGCGGAAAGGATTCGGCGCCCTGGTGGACGAGACGATCGCCCTCGCCGACGACGTTGCGGCCCTCCTCTCGGACGATCCGTCGTTCGAGCTAGTCGCAGAACCGACGATAAACGCGGTCGTGTTCCGGTATCGCCCGGTCGGGACGAAAGCGAGCGACGAGCGAGTGAGTTGGCTGAACGAGGCGATACGTGAATCCCTCCTGCGAGAGGGTGATGCCGTCGTCGCCCGAACCGAGGTTGACGGCGTGACGGCCCTGAAGTTTACCCTACTCAATCCTCGAACGACGCTGGGGGACGTTGCCGACATCCTCGACGTGATAGAACGACGCGGCGATTCCCTCGGTGCGGTTTCCCCGGAGGTGGGGCGATGA
- a CDS encoding IucA/IucC family protein, translated as MTASETTHRDSAMESAAAAKSAAAATTHAFLNCYLRETGAYDVVTDDSAAAGESVLFELPILGIGVRAPLSYRSPTGRHLFDLPVRFRAGDGWHDLDHATLAALVTKELSLARGGDHVGDELLSRVLSSNDRIERFVAARVDDRDRLYGTEFEFRDAEQSLIFGHLLHPTPKSREGIAPRNAPTYAPELRGSFSLAYFRADPDIVAQDSARETSAAEWVKAELRNDSSAEESFRDEHVESDDVLIPVHPWQAQHLLDQPHVESLLTDGRLTYLGTHGKTYSPTSSVRTLYCPKSSFMLKGSLAVNITNSERTNKRPELERGVAITELMGTELGTELESRFPNFGVVRDPAYLTVDAGSDSESGFEVVLRENPFRGEDAMGATPVVGLCQDHMFGGDSRLANVVSEIAEREGRSTADVSEDWFRRYLAISLRPVLWLYLNYGVGLEAHQQNSVLTLRDGYPARFHYRDNQGYYFAESGHDDVNSLLPGVAERADTLVPDELADERIRYYVVLNNALGVVNAFGTAGVGDESRLLSVLREEIESLKEYDHEASSLLTSMLTERRLACKANLLTRFRGMDELTGTLENQSVYTEIPNPLVTELEVMG; from the coding sequence ATGACGGCCTCCGAAACGACCCACCGAGATTCCGCCATGGAATCCGCGGCTGCGGCGAAATCCGCCGCAGCCGCGACGACGCACGCCTTCCTCAACTGCTATCTCCGCGAGACAGGCGCGTACGACGTTGTCACGGACGACTCGGCGGCGGCAGGTGAGTCCGTGCTGTTCGAACTCCCGATTCTCGGAATCGGCGTACGAGCACCCCTGTCGTATCGGTCTCCCACGGGACGACACCTGTTCGACCTCCCGGTTCGCTTCCGGGCGGGCGACGGTTGGCACGACCTCGATCATGCCACGCTCGCCGCTCTCGTGACCAAGGAACTCTCCCTCGCACGAGGAGGCGACCACGTCGGTGACGAACTGCTCTCCCGCGTGCTGTCGAGCAACGATCGAATCGAGCGATTCGTCGCCGCACGGGTGGACGACCGCGACCGCCTGTACGGGACCGAGTTCGAGTTCAGGGACGCCGAGCAGTCGTTGATTTTCGGCCATCTGCTTCATCCAACGCCGAAGAGTCGGGAGGGTATCGCGCCACGAAACGCGCCGACCTACGCGCCGGAGCTGCGCGGGTCGTTTTCGCTCGCCTACTTCCGGGCGGACCCCGACATCGTGGCGCAAGATTCGGCACGGGAGACGAGTGCTGCCGAATGGGTGAAGGCCGAATTGCGGAACGATTCCTCGGCCGAGGAATCGTTCCGCGACGAGCACGTCGAAAGCGACGACGTGCTGATTCCGGTCCATCCGTGGCAGGCACAGCACTTGCTCGACCAACCGCACGTCGAGTCCCTGCTGACGGACGGTCGGCTCACCTACCTCGGAACGCACGGAAAGACGTACTCCCCCACGTCGTCCGTTCGAACGCTCTACTGCCCGAAGTCGTCGTTTATGCTGAAGGGTTCACTCGCAGTAAACATCACCAACTCGGAGCGGACGAACAAACGTCCCGAACTCGAACGCGGCGTGGCCATCACCGAACTGATGGGAACGGAACTCGGAACCGAACTCGAATCACGCTTCCCGAACTTTGGCGTGGTGCGTGACCCGGCCTACCTCACCGTCGATGCGGGGTCGGACTCGGAATCCGGGTTCGAGGTCGTCCTCCGCGAGAATCCCTTCCGCGGCGAGGACGCGATGGGTGCAACGCCGGTCGTCGGCCTCTGTCAGGACCACATGTTCGGCGGAGATTCGCGCCTTGCGAACGTCGTCTCCGAAATCGCGGAGCGAGAAGGAAGGTCCACTGCCGATGTGAGCGAGGATTGGTTCCGACGATATCTCGCGATCTCCCTCCGGCCGGTACTCTGGCTCTACCTGAACTACGGCGTCGGACTGGAGGCACACCAGCAAAACAGCGTATTGACGCTCCGAGACGGTTATCCCGCGCGATTCCACTACCGGGACAACCAGGGCTACTACTTCGCGGAGTCGGGTCACGACGACGTGAATTCACTGCTCCCGGGCGTCGCGGAACGCGCTGACACGCTGGTCCCCGACGAGTTGGCGGACGAACGAATCCGTTACTACGTCGTGTTGAATAACGCCCTCGGCGTCGTCAACGCGTTCGGAACTGCCGGAGTCGGGGACGAATCCCGTCTGTTGTCGGTGCTACGTGAGGAAATTGAATCGTTGAAGGAGTACGATCACGAAGCGTCGTCGCTGCTGACGAGTATGCTCACCGAGCGGCGACTCGCCTGCAAGGCGAACCTACTGACGCGGTTCCGCGGCATGGACGAACTGACCGGAACGCTCGAAAACCAGTCCGTCTACACCGAGATTCCGAATCCGCTCGTCACCGAGTTGGAGGTGATGGGATGA
- a CDS encoding GNAT family N-acetyltransferase, with protein sequence MTGAAGIVAAGYDFQRRDSTIEKTISFRKATMERDLGRLHRWLNEPHVLPYWQWDDPLPQFRTKLAEKLDDPHQTPYIGHVDHVPMSYWESYWAANDDLAEHYDANPADQGIHLLIGVSEFLGHGYAEPLLRAMTAFQFRHDETDRVVTEPDVRNEKVIHVFEQCGFEPRGEISLPEKDALLMVCDRERFEQEVLGR encoded by the coding sequence ATGACCGGGGCCGCCGGAATCGTTGCGGCGGGGTACGACTTTCAGCGCCGCGATTCGACCATCGAGAAGACGATCTCGTTCCGAAAGGCCACGATGGAGCGGGACCTCGGTCGCCTCCATCGCTGGCTGAACGAACCGCACGTTCTGCCGTACTGGCAGTGGGACGACCCGCTTCCCCAGTTCCGGACGAAACTCGCCGAGAAGCTCGACGACCCCCACCAGACGCCCTACATCGGTCATGTTGATCACGTTCCGATGAGCTACTGGGAATCCTACTGGGCCGCGAACGATGACCTCGCCGAGCACTACGATGCGAACCCCGCCGACCAAGGCATTCACCTGCTCATCGGTGTATCGGAGTTTCTGGGACATGGTTACGCCGAACCGCTCCTGCGAGCGATGACCGCCTTCCAGTTCCGCCACGACGAGACCGACCGCGTCGTGACCGAACCCGACGTTCGCAACGAGAAAGTCATCCACGTCTTCGAACAGTGCGGGTTCGAACCGAGAGGCGAGATTTCGCTTCCCGAGAAGGACGCCTTGCTGATGGTCTGTGACCGCGAGCGGTTCGAGCAGGAGGTGCTCGGTCGATGA